From Columba livia isolate bColLiv1 breed racing homer chromosome 5, bColLiv1.pat.W.v2, whole genome shotgun sequence, one genomic window encodes:
- the LOC135579658 gene encoding protein enabled homolog gives MPSASLAASRLPARLLAGGHSALALSPPLRWARGGGVAQVLADARPGARACRKPREKRGPGASQGRGRGRKVSSRGSNFLCFRVSNLPRPYRLSRSSSIPTLPGAEGLSSPFPASSERWARPYQPLSAPRAAAAASSGTGGPGSSASLSHSPLALFVTVPPPHLPCPTLTFPARPPRGSPPLPLPPPALSPPSPAEGVSHAAEPAEQRLSPCAHSAGAGSPAGFIRGQRRLLAAARLAANAAARLTLPRPGVTHGGPRQPPVSGSASQAGSGHVAAASRLIPRAQPPLSPTSPPPRPPLLLQSGINAHFSGKHSPFRHRKGGHPLLRAGPALPSVVGRGSAPRPAALRRHLPPTFQLESRPGQQRKSFRAVQSSALMKTCPG, from the exons ATGCCGAGCGCTTCTCTGGCGGCATCCCGCCTCCCAGCGCGGCTCCTCGCGGGGGGGCACAGCGCCCTCGCCCTATCGCCCCCGCTCCGCTGGGCGCGGGGTGGGGGTGTCGCGCAGGTCCTGGCGGACGCCAGGCCGGGGGCCAGGGCTTGCCGAAAGCCCCGGGAGAAGCGCGGCCCTGGGGCCTCACAGGGCAGGGGCAGAGGGCGGAAGGTGTCGTCCCGGGGTTCAAACTTTCTGTGCTTTCGCGTGAGCAACCTGCCCCGTCCTTACAGACTCTCCCGCTCCAGCT CGATCCCCACCCTGCCCGGCGCGGAGGGGCTCTCGTCCCCCTTTCCTGCCTCCTCGGAGCGGTGGGCCCGGCCCTACCAACCCCTCTCCGCGCCCCGGGCCGCCGCAGCCGCCTCCTCGGGGACGGGCGGCCCGGGGAGCAGCGCCTCCCTCTCCCACTcccctcttgccctttttgtgACCGTGCCCCCGCCGCACCTTCCCTGTCCCACGCTTACCTTTCCGGCCCGGCCGCCGAGGGGCTCGCCCCCCCTCCCGCTCCCGCCCCCCGCCCTGTCTCCGCCATCCCCCGCCGAAGGGGTGTCGCACGCTGCCGAGCCGGCAGAGCAGCGGCTCTCGCCTTGCGCGCACTCGGCTGGCGCTGGCAGCCCCGCTGGGTTCATCCGAGGACAGCGGCGGCTCCTCGCCGCGGCTCGTCTGGCTGCCAACGCCGCGGCGAGGCTGACGCTGCCGCGGCCGGGGGTGACTCACGGCGGCCCGCGGCAGCCGCCGGTTAGCGGATCCGCCAGTCAAGCGGGGAGCGGGCACGTCGCAGCCGCTTCTCGCCTTATTCCCCGGGCACAGCCGCCCCTCTCACCtacctcccccccgccccggccccctcTGCTCCTGCAAAGTGGAATAAACGCCCACTTTTCCGGCAAACATTCACCCTTCCGACACCGAAAAGGAGGCCACCCCCTCCTCCGTGCCGGGCCGGCGCTCCCGTCGGTGGTGGGCCGGGGTTCGGCCCCGCGGCCGGCAGCGCTCCGGCGGCACCTGCCCCCAAC